The genomic DNA AAACGGTCAAGAAACTGGACACCATTGCGAACGATGATTTCGTCAAAGTCTTTCAACACAGCGGGTATGTCTGCGCCTTGGCCTCGGAAGAAATGGAAAAACCGATCTCGATCCCGGGCAATTGGCCGCACGGCAAATACATGTTGCTGTTCGACCCGCTCGATGGCTCCTCTAACACCGACAACAATATGCCGCTCGGGGCTATTTTTTCTGTTCTCAAGTATGGCCGGGCCGACCGTTTACCCAATGAAGAAGAATTGTTGCGTCGAGGGACCGAACAGGTCGCGGCCGGGTATCTTCTGTATGGATCGAGTACCATGCTGGTGTACACCGTTGGACAAGGGGTGTATGGATTTACGCTCGAACCAGGCATCGGAGAATACCTCCTGTCGCATGAGAGGATCAGGATTCCGGAAAAGGGAAAGGTCTACGCTGTCAACGAAGGGAACTATCACAAGTGGTCCGGGGGAACGAAGAAGTATTTGGATTCACTCAAAGTCGGCGACAAGGCGACAGGTCGTCCGTACAGCAGCAGGTATTCGGGTTGTCTCGTAGCCGATGTGCATCGCCTGTTGCTCGGCGGCGGCATCTATCTCTATCCGGGGGAAGTCGATAAACCCGAAGGAAAACTGCGGCTGCTCTATGAGGCCAATCCACTGGCGTTTGTCGTTGAACAGGCCGGTGGGAGAGCTTCCACGGGAACATCGAGGGTGTTGGAGGTGGAGCCCAAGAAATTGCACCAGCGTGTGCCGCTGATCATCGGAAGCCGACAAGATGTCGAGCAAGCTGAAGCATATATTCATGGGAAAGCCTAGGTGCGCATTTATGTATTACTGTCACAGTTATGTGTTACTGTGATCATGCGGGAGGGAATGTATGGGAGACCGGGTTCAAGAAATTCTGAGTTGGTATGGCAGCGACAATGCCGGGACTAAAACCAACATCGCTCGTTTATTACGGTCCGGCAAGTTGGCCGGGACCGGCAAATTGGTCATTTTACCGGTGGACCAAGGATTCGAGCATGGTCCGGCACGGAGTTTTGCGGCGAATCCCCCCGGGTACAATCCTCACTATCACTTTCAACTCGCGATCGAGGCGGGGTGTAATGCCTATGCCGCCCCATTGGGGTTTCTGGAAGCCGGAGCAAGTGAGTTTGCGGGTCAGATTCCCCTCATTCTCAAGCTCAACAATCACGACGTGCTGCATGACGACAAAGATCCCCTCCCGTCTGTCACGGGCAGCGTGAAGGATGCGCATCGTTTGGGTTGTTCAGCCGTCGGGTTCACGATTTATCCCGGGTCCGCTCATTGTCATGTCATGTATGAGCAGCTGCGGGCCATTGCCGAGGAAGCCAAGGCCGGTGGTCTTGCCGTTGTCGTCTGGTCCTATCCACGTGGAGCGGGCTTGAGTAAGGAAGGGGAGACGGCGATGGATGTCGTCGCCTATGCGGCGCAGATTGCGGCTCAATTGGGTGCACACGTCATCAAGGTAAAATTGCCGAGCGCGCATTTGGAACAGGCTGCCGCCAAGAAGGTGTACGAATCGACACAAATTCCGATCAAGACTCTCGCGGATCGAGTGAAGCACGTCGTCCAAAGTTCGTTCGGTGGTCGTCGGATCGTCATCTTTTCGGGCGGGGCCAAGAGCGAGGATAAGAGCGTATTCGAAGAAGCTCGGGCCATTCGGGACGGTGGCGGCTTTGGCTCCATCATCGGCCGGAACTCATTTCAGCGCCCGAAGGCTGAGGCGATCAAATTTCTTCAAACCATCATGGGGATTTACGCCGGGGAGATCCAGTAGTTTTCGGTTGCGACCTGGAAGAATTGGATGGCATTATGAATCAACCGGATCTTGGACAGAAGCCGACTTGGGCAACCAGAAATTGGATCGTTGCCGCAACCTTGTTGACGGCCGGCATGATCATCGGTTTCGTCGTGGCCTCGGATCTCGGTTGGTTGCCGAACGGGCATGCCGTGCCCGACTCGACTTCTGTCGCTCCGCCAC from Nitrospira sp. includes the following:
- a CDS encoding Fructose-1,6-bisphosphatase, type I, which gives rise to MREFPLTLSRFIIQNQTSHQNATEEFSSLLTQIGLVGKLISQDLRRAGLINILGTTGDTNVQGETVKKLDTIANDDFVKVFQHSGYVCALASEEMEKPISIPGNWPHGKYMLLFDPLDGSSNTDNNMPLGAIFSVLKYGRADRLPNEEELLRRGTEQVAAGYLLYGSSTMLVYTVGQGVYGFTLEPGIGEYLLSHERIRIPEKGKVYAVNEGNYHKWSGGTKKYLDSLKVGDKATGRPYSSRYSGCLVADVHRLLLGGGIYLYPGEVDKPEGKLRLLYEANPLAFVVEQAGGRASTGTSRVLEVEPKKLHQRVPLIIGSRQDVEQAEAYIHGKA
- a CDS encoding Fructose-bisphosphate aldolase class I — encoded protein: MGDRVQEILSWYGSDNAGTKTNIARLLRSGKLAGTGKLVILPVDQGFEHGPARSFAANPPGYNPHYHFQLAIEAGCNAYAAPLGFLEAGASEFAGQIPLILKLNNHDVLHDDKDPLPSVTGSVKDAHRLGCSAVGFTIYPGSAHCHVMYEQLRAIAEEAKAGGLAVVVWSYPRGAGLSKEGETAMDVVAYAAQIAAQLGAHVIKVKLPSAHLEQAAAKKVYESTQIPIKTLADRVKHVVQSSFGGRRIVIFSGGAKSEDKSVFEEARAIRDGGGFGSIIGRNSFQRPKAEAIKFLQTIMGIYAGEIQ